The following are from one region of the Hydrogenimonas sp. SS33 genome:
- the accA gene encoding acetyl-CoA carboxylase carboxyl transferase subunit alpha, whose product MATYLPFEEKLKEIEDEIASAKVRGDTDAVAILEKDLEKELSKVYKNLSDYQKLQLARHPDRPYALDYIRLLMRDAIEIHGDRTYRDDPAIICYLGYIGDEKCVVIGEQKGRGTKNKLKRNFGMPHPEGYRKALRVAKLAEKFNLPVLMLIDTPGAYPGIGAEERGQSEAIARNLLELSRLDTITVSIVIGEGGSGGALAIGVADRLAMMRYSVFSVISPEGCAAILWNDPAKVEQATKALKITPDELKKMELIDDIIDEPLIGAHRDKEGAAKAVGDYFLQSVAELREEGHEERMKKRYGKLMSFGAFAEPKA is encoded by the coding sequence GTGGCGACCTACCTTCCGTTCGAAGAGAAACTCAAAGAGATCGAAGACGAGATCGCTTCAGCGAAGGTAAGGGGTGATACCGACGCGGTCGCCATTTTGGAAAAAGACCTCGAAAAAGAGCTCTCCAAAGTCTACAAAAACCTCTCAGACTACCAGAAACTCCAGCTTGCGCGCCATCCCGACCGGCCCTATGCGCTGGACTACATCCGCCTGCTGATGCGGGACGCCATCGAGATCCACGGTGACCGCACCTACCGGGACGACCCGGCCATCATTTGCTATCTCGGCTATATCGGCGACGAAAAGTGTGTCGTCATCGGAGAGCAGAAGGGGCGGGGTACGAAAAACAAACTCAAACGCAACTTCGGCATGCCCCATCCGGAGGGGTACCGCAAGGCACTGCGGGTCGCGAAGCTGGCGGAGAAGTTCAACCTCCCCGTCTTGATGCTCATCGATACTCCGGGCGCCTATCCGGGTATCGGGGCAGAAGAGCGGGGACAGAGCGAAGCGATCGCCAGAAACCTGCTGGAGTTGAGCCGGCTCGATACCATTACCGTCTCCATCGTCATCGGAGAAGGCGGCAGCGGCGGGGCACTCGCCATCGGTGTGGCCGACAGACTGGCAATGATGCGCTACTCGGTCTTCAGTGTCATCTCTCCCGAAGGGTGTGCCGCCATCCTCTGGAACGACCCCGCAAAGGTGGAACAGGCGACCAAAGCCCTCAAGATCACACCGGATGAACTGAAGAAGATGGAATTGATCGACGACATCATCGACGAACCCCTCATCGGCGCCCACAGGGACAAAGAGGGTGCCGCGAAAGCGGTGGGGGACTATTTTCTGCAAAGTGTCGCCGAACTGCGGGAAGAGGGGCACGAAGAGCGCATGAAGAAAAGGTATGGGAAGCTGATGAGTTTCGGCGCCTTTGCGGAGCCGAAAGCGTAA
- a CDS encoding DUF465 domain-containing protein yields MLHEYRDIISKLKVENAHFAKIFERHNELDKIVTDVEEGREHMDDLELEKLKKEKLRLKDEAYRMIMEYKKEHNL; encoded by the coding sequence ATGCTTCACGAATACCGCGACATCATCAGCAAACTGAAAGTGGAAAATGCCCATTTCGCCAAAATTTTCGAGCGACACAACGAACTTGACAAAATCGTCACCGATGTGGAAGAGGGGCGTGAACATATGGACGACCTGGAACTGGAAAAGCTGAAAAAAGAGAAGCTTCGCCTCAAAGATGAAGCCTACCGCATGATCATGGAGTACAAAAAAGAGCACAATCTCTGA